In a single window of the Daphnia carinata strain CSIRO-1 chromosome 4, CSIRO_AGI_Dcar_HiC_V3, whole genome shotgun sequence genome:
- the LOC130687714 gene encoding LOW QUALITY PROTEIN: NADH dehydrogenase [ubiquinone] 1 alpha subcomplex subunit 5-like (The sequence of the model RefSeq protein was modified relative to this genomic sequence to represent the inferred CDS: inserted 1 base in 1 codon) → MAGIVKKAATGLTGLAVAPNPHHTLSVLYAKILRTLQNMPQDAAYRRYTEQIIKERAQAVSEEKDIXKLEDRINCGQVEELMVQAENELTLARKMQVWKPWEPLVTEPAANQWKWPV, encoded by the exons GCAGCAACTGGATTGACTGGGTTGGCAGTGGCTCCAAATCCTCACCATACTCTCAGTGTGCTATATGCCAAAATCCTCCGTACTCTGCAAAATATGCCACAAGATGCAGCCTACCGTCGTTATACTGAGcaaattatcaaagaaagaGCTCAAGCAGTTAGTGAG GAAAAGGACA AAAAGCTTGAAGACCGCATAAATTGTGGACAGGTGGAAGAACTTATGGTTCAGGCTGAAAATGAATTGACCTTAGCGAGGAAGATGCAGGTTTGGAAGCCCTGGGAACCTCTTGTAACTGAACCAGCTGCCAACCAATGGAAGTGGCCAGTTTAG